The following are from one region of the Synechococcus sp. CBW1108 genome:
- a CDS encoding lipid-A-disaccharide synthase-related protein produces MKPVLLLSNGHGEDLSGALVASQLIQMGIAVEALPLVGHGASYRQLGIPVLGRTRNCSTGGLGYTSLAGRIAELLEGQMLYVLSRLLLLRRRRRHYGLVLAVGDLLAVLGGWFSGLPTAVYLVAYSSHYEGRLRLPWPCGWLLGRPGIRAIWSRDELSAADLSGQLGRSASFLGNPFLDAVSSHETPPAGAGDPELLLVPGSRLPEAARNLALMLELLAQLPGKLPVEWPGGRRLRLRAALVPGLERACIAQLAAPLGWKLEGEDRLVRGPLELELSWGGFGQLLPRAQLVLCSAGTAAEQAVGLAIPVLQLPGQGPQFTPGFAEAQRRLLGAGVFCAPDPASAAELAYQLLEQQLDPIRGPALRQQLATIGQERIGRPGGSQAMAGAIMNLLAASAR; encoded by the coding sequence TTGAAACCGGTTCTGCTGCTCAGCAACGGCCATGGGGAAGACCTCAGTGGCGCCCTGGTGGCTTCCCAACTGATCCAGATGGGCATTGCCGTGGAGGCCCTGCCACTGGTGGGCCATGGCGCCAGCTACCGCCAACTGGGCATTCCCGTGCTGGGCCGCACCCGCAACTGCAGCACCGGCGGCCTGGGCTACACCAGCCTGGCGGGGCGCATCGCCGAACTGCTCGAGGGCCAGATGCTTTACGTACTGAGCCGCCTGCTGCTGTTGAGGCGGCGGCGGCGCCACTACGGGCTGGTGCTGGCCGTCGGCGATCTGCTGGCCGTGCTGGGGGGCTGGTTTTCAGGCCTGCCCACTGCCGTGTATCTGGTGGCCTACTCCAGCCACTACGAGGGCCGGCTGAGGCTGCCCTGGCCCTGCGGCTGGCTGCTGGGCCGGCCAGGCATCAGGGCAATCTGGAGCCGCGATGAGCTCAGCGCCGCCGACCTCAGCGGGCAACTGGGGCGGTCCGCCAGCTTCCTTGGCAACCCCTTTCTCGATGCGGTGAGCAGCCACGAAACCCCACCAGCGGGGGCAGGGGATCCGGAGCTGCTCCTGGTGCCAGGCAGCCGCCTGCCGGAAGCGGCCCGCAATCTGGCTCTGATGCTGGAGCTGCTGGCCCAGCTGCCTGGGAAATTGCCAGTGGAATGGCCGGGGGGTCGGCGCCTGCGGCTGCGGGCCGCCCTGGTGCCTGGCCTGGAGCGGGCCTGCATCGCCCAGCTGGCAGCACCCCTGGGCTGGAAGCTGGAGGGAGAGGACCGGCTGGTGCGGGGGCCCCTGGAGCTGGAGCTGAGCTGGGGCGGGTTTGGGCAACTGCTGCCCCGCGCCCAACTGGTGCTCTGCAGCGCCGGCACCGCGGCGGAGCAGGCGGTGGGGCTGGCCATACCGGTGCTGCAGCTACCTGGCCAGGGACCCCAATTCACGCCGGGATTCGCCGAGGCCCAGCGCCGCCTGCTCGGTGCTGGGGTGTTCTGCGCCCCAGATCCCGCCAGCGCCGCCGAACTGGCGTACCAACTGCTGGAACAGCAGCTGGATCCGATCCGGGGGCCGGCCCTGCGCCAGCAGCTGGCGACAATTGGCCAGGAGCGCATCGGCAGGCCTGGGGGCAGCCAGGCCATGGCCGGAGCGATCATGAACCTGCTTGCGGCTTCGGCGCGATGA
- a CDS encoding TIGR01777 family oxidoreductase produces the protein MRLLLLGCSGFVGRELVPLLLELGHELTLVSRQLQPFPVLVGERLNCIQGDPADPASWAGTGLELAVAQADGVVNLAGEPIAERRWTPAHRELLLRSRVRSTELLVAAMARQQRPPAVLVNGSAVGYYGASLQAQFSESSPAGSDFLAEICQQWEAAADQVPTGCRLVKLRIGIVLAADGGALGKMLPVFRMGFGGPVGTGRQWMSWIHRHDLCRLIATALEDGSYSGVYNAVSPQPTTMGAFAAALGQVMGRPSLLPVPAPVLQLLLGDGAQVVLEGQQVLPERLLAQGFSFSHPDLNAALAAATSPALR, from the coding sequence ATGCGTCTGCTGTTGCTTGGCTGCTCAGGCTTTGTCGGCCGTGAGTTGGTGCCCCTGCTGCTGGAGCTGGGCCATGAGCTCACCCTTGTGAGCCGCCAGCTCCAGCCCTTTCCCGTCCTGGTGGGTGAGCGGCTCAACTGCATCCAGGGCGATCCGGCCGACCCCGCCAGCTGGGCCGGCACCGGCCTCGAGCTGGCCGTCGCCCAGGCCGATGGGGTGGTAAATCTCGCCGGCGAGCCGATTGCCGAGCGCCGCTGGACCCCGGCCCACCGCGAGCTGTTGCTCCGCAGCCGGGTGCGCAGCACCGAGCTTTTGGTGGCGGCGATGGCGCGCCAGCAGCGCCCCCCGGCGGTGCTCGTCAACGGCTCAGCGGTGGGCTATTACGGCGCCAGCCTCCAGGCCCAGTTCAGCGAATCCAGCCCCGCCGGCAGCGACTTTCTGGCCGAGATCTGCCAGCAGTGGGAAGCCGCCGCCGACCAGGTGCCCACCGGCTGCCGCCTGGTGAAGCTGCGCATCGGCATCGTGCTCGCCGCAGATGGCGGCGCCCTCGGCAAGATGCTGCCCGTTTTTCGCATGGGTTTCGGTGGCCCCGTTGGCACGGGGCGCCAGTGGATGAGCTGGATTCACCGCCATGACCTCTGCCGCCTGATCGCCACCGCCCTCGAGGATGGCTCCTACAGCGGCGTCTACAACGCCGTCAGCCCCCAGCCCACCACCATGGGCGCCTTTGCCGCTGCCCTGGGCCAGGTCATGGGCCGGCCCAGCCTGCTGCCGGTGCCCGCGCCGGTGCTGCAGCTGCTGCTCGGCGATGGGGCCCAGGTGGTGCTCGAGGGCCAGCAGGTGCTGCCCGAGCGCCTGCTGGCCCAGGGATTCAGTTTCTCCCACCCCGATCTCAACGCTGCCCTCGCCGCTGCCACCAGCCCAGCACTCCGCTGA
- the ndhO gene encoding NAD(P)H-quinone oxidoreductase subunit O yields the protein MAPARSPAVADQTPLKKGNLVRVNGAAYAGSLEAAASEAPLPGYLLEGPGEILAIKGAYAQLRWRRPVPDVWLRLDQLEAYSS from the coding sequence CTGGCCCCAGCTAGATCCCCTGCTGTGGCCGATCAGACCCCGCTAAAGAAGGGCAACCTGGTGCGCGTCAACGGGGCGGCCTATGCGGGCAGCCTGGAGGCCGCAGCCAGCGAGGCCCCCCTACCCGGCTACTTACTGGAAGGCCCGGGCGAAATCCTGGCCATCAAGGGCGCCTACGCCCAGCTGCGCTGGCGCCGACCGGTGCCCGATGTGTGGCTCAGGCTGGATCAGCTGGAAGCGTATTCCAGCTAG
- a CDS encoding DUF86 domain-containing protein, producing the protein MARDPAAYFVDASEACRAIEEVLSDVDLETYRSKRSIRSSVEREFILIGEALRRLESVSPKLFSRIAGARLAIDFRNLLAHDYSAVDDDVVLGVAHSDLSILKCDIEALLLVGEGSTP; encoded by the coding sequence ATGGCGCGTGATCCAGCGGCTTACTTCGTCGATGCCTCGGAGGCGTGCCGAGCGATTGAAGAGGTTCTCAGCGACGTAGATCTTGAGACCTATCGATCTAAGCGCTCAATTCGGTCATCTGTTGAACGTGAATTTATCCTCATTGGGGAGGCTCTGCGACGGCTTGAGTCGGTCAGCCCAAAGCTTTTTTCGAGAATCGCAGGCGCTAGGTTGGCTATCGACTTCCGAAATTTATTGGCACATGACTATAGCGCTGTTGACGACGATGTTGTGCTCGGCGTAGCGCACTCAGATCTATCGATACTCAAGTGTGATATTGAAGCATTGTTGTTGGTTGGCGAAGGCTCGACCCCCTAG
- a CDS encoding nucleotidyltransferase family protein, giving the protein MLPLIERNQPAIAELCKQHGVDRLYVFGSVLRPDYRPGLSDLDFLVDFQPMSPVRKAHAFFGMRDALHHLLCADVDLVMSGAVRNPIIAREIAATRQQIYGA; this is encoded by the coding sequence ATGCTCCCGTTGATTGAGCGAAATCAACCCGCCATCGCTGAGCTTTGCAAGCAGCATGGGGTTGATCGCCTGTATGTGTTTGGTTCAGTGCTCAGGCCAGATTATCGACCTGGCTTAAGCGATTTGGATTTTCTGGTTGATTTTCAGCCCATGTCGCCTGTTCGCAAAGCCCATGCTTTCTTTGGCATGCGTGATGCACTCCACCACCTTTTATGTGCCGATGTGGATTTGGTGATGTCGGGTGCTGTTCGCAATCCCATCATCGCTCGCGAGATCGCAGCCACAAGGCAGCAAATCTATGGCGCGTGA
- a CDS encoding DnaJ domain-containing protein, whose amino-acid sequence MLGVSPTASGVEIKAAYRALVKQHHPDAGGDDRTILALNAAWEVLRDADRRRRYDLSAPTSLDPAGASFSVRRARAQSTRSAATDAVLQQWLQQVYAPIDRLLAQVINPFPAQLKALSADPYDDTLMGAFCTFLEQATARMAKVELLYRSHACPRPVQAFGLDLYHCLSLVQDGLAELERYTMGYVDSYLHDARELLRQAKARRCQLLVDSRVLRR is encoded by the coding sequence GTGCTGGGTGTTTCGCCCACGGCCAGCGGCGTTGAGATCAAGGCCGCTTACCGGGCCCTGGTGAAGCAGCATCATCCGGATGCTGGCGGCGATGACCGCACAATCCTGGCCCTAAATGCAGCCTGGGAGGTATTACGCGATGCCGATCGCCGCCGCCGCTACGACCTCAGCGCGCCCACCTCTTTAGATCCAGCTGGCGCCAGCTTTTCGGTGAGGCGGGCCCGTGCTCAGTCGACACGCAGCGCTGCCACTGATGCCGTGTTGCAACAGTGGTTGCAGCAGGTGTATGCGCCGATTGATCGGCTTCTGGCTCAAGTGATCAACCCTTTTCCAGCCCAGCTCAAGGCCCTTTCCGCCGACCCCTACGACGACACCTTGATGGGGGCCTTCTGCACCTTCCTGGAGCAGGCCACCGCCCGCATGGCCAAGGTGGAGCTGCTCTACCGCTCCCACGCCTGCCCCCGCCCTGTGCAGGCCTTTGGCCTGGATCTCTATCACTGCCTCAGCCTGGTTCAAGACGGGCTGGCTGAGCTCGAGCGCTACACCATGGGCTACGTGGATTCCTACCTGCACGATGCTCGTGAGCTATTGCGCCAGGCCAAGGCTCGCCGCTGCCAGTTGCTGGTCGATTCGCGTGTGCTGCGGCGTTGA
- a CDS encoding iron uptake porin — MKLFQQLLVAPAALGLLAPVAATAAELNLDGVNKYASEEQVTSISQFSDVKPTDWAYQALSNLIERYGCVAGYPNGTYKGGKAMTRFEAAALLNACLDRVTEVTDELKKLMTEFEKELAILKGRVDGLEAKVGELEANQFSTTTKLKGIATMVLGGGSNTGFGDDVTMNYDVRLNFDTSFTGKDLLRTTLRSGNFADSAFSNGNTALEVAFQEDAGVGGGVDVVGINRLFYQFPVGDGVTATFGAKVRQDDMLAMWPSVYPSDTILDLFTYAGARGTYSLNLGAGVGLWYQKEGFSVSANFVSNEASSEDSTIGVGEAYTFTTQVGYAGKNFGAALAYTYSDFAELGGVYANNMGLSGYWQPSDASWVPSISAGFGYGKSNLAVLDDSWSWMVGIQWADAFIKGNALGMAIGSAGQVGLGAGLGTGGIWFDGAESTIAYELFYKFQVTDNISVTPAFFYIENSGASDTVGGLLKTTFKF, encoded by the coding sequence ATGAAACTCTTCCAGCAACTGCTGGTTGCTCCTGCAGCTCTTGGTCTGCTGGCCCCCGTGGCCGCTACCGCAGCTGAGCTCAATCTGGACGGCGTCAACAAGTACGCCTCCGAGGAGCAAGTCACCAGCATCTCCCAGTTTTCCGACGTCAAGCCCACCGACTGGGCTTACCAGGCTCTGTCCAACCTGATCGAGCGCTACGGCTGCGTGGCTGGCTATCCCAATGGCACCTACAAGGGTGGCAAGGCGATGACCCGTTTTGAAGCCGCTGCCCTCCTTAACGCTTGCCTCGACCGCGTCACCGAAGTGACCGACGAGCTCAAGAAGCTGATGACCGAGTTCGAGAAGGAACTCGCCATCCTTAAGGGCCGTGTGGATGGCCTCGAGGCCAAAGTGGGCGAACTGGAAGCTAACCAGTTCTCCACCACCACCAAGCTGAAAGGTATTGCCACCATGGTGTTGGGCGGCGGCTCCAACACAGGTTTTGGTGACGACGTCACCATGAACTACGACGTTCGCCTGAACTTCGATACCAGCTTCACCGGTAAAGACCTGCTGCGCACCACTCTGCGTTCAGGCAACTTCGCTGACTCGGCTTTCTCCAACGGCAATACGGCCTTGGAAGTCGCCTTCCAAGAAGATGCTGGCGTTGGCGGTGGTGTTGACGTGGTTGGCATCAACCGCCTCTTCTATCAGTTCCCCGTGGGTGACGGCGTGACTGCCACCTTTGGTGCCAAGGTCCGTCAGGACGACATGCTGGCCATGTGGCCCAGCGTTTATCCCTCAGACACCATCCTCGACCTGTTCACCTATGCAGGTGCCCGTGGTACTTACAGCCTGAATCTGGGCGCTGGTGTTGGCCTTTGGTATCAGAAAGAGGGTTTCAGCGTCAGTGCTAACTTCGTTTCCAACGAAGCTTCTTCTGAAGATTCCACCATCGGTGTTGGCGAGGCCTACACCTTCACCACCCAGGTTGGCTACGCCGGCAAGAATTTCGGTGCCGCCCTTGCTTATACCTACTCGGATTTTGCTGAGCTTGGTGGTGTGTATGCTAACAACATGGGCCTGAGTGGTTATTGGCAGCCTTCGGATGCCAGCTGGGTGCCTTCAATCAGTGCAGGTTTTGGCTACGGCAAATCTAATTTAGCCGTCCTCGACGACAGCTGGAGCTGGATGGTTGGCATTCAGTGGGCTGATGCCTTCATCAAGGGCAACGCTCTTGGTATGGCAATCGGTAGCGCTGGCCAAGTCGGCCTGGGTGCAGGTCTTGGTACCGGTGGTATCTGGTTCGATGGTGCTGAAAGCACCATCGCTTACGAACTGTTCTACAAGTTCCAAGTCACCGATAACATCAGTGTTACCCCTGCTTTCTTCTACATCGAGAACAGCGGAGCTTCTGACACCGTTGGCGGCCTGCTGAAGACCACCTTCAAGTTCTGA
- the psbD gene encoding photosystem II D2 protein (photosystem q(a) protein) → MTIALGRAPQRGWFDVLDDWLKRDRFVFVGWSGLLLFPTAYLALGGWLTGTTFVTSWYTHGIASSYLEGCNFLTAAVSTPADAMGHSLLLLWGPEAQGDFVRWCQLGGLWPFVALHGAFSLIGFMLRQFEIARLVGIRPYNAIAFSGPIAVFVSVFLMYPLGQSSWFFAPSFGVAAIFRFLLFLQGFHNWTLNPFHMMGVAGILGGALLCAIHGATVENTLFEDSDQSNTFKAFEPTQEEETYSMVTANRFWSQIFGIAFSNKRWLHFFMLFVPVMGLWTSSIGIIGLALNLRAYDFVSQEIRAAEDPEFETFYTKNILLNEGLRAWMAPADQPHENFVFPEEVLPRGNAL, encoded by the coding sequence ATGACTATCGCTCTAGGGCGCGCGCCACAGCGGGGATGGTTCGACGTCCTCGATGACTGGCTCAAGCGCGACCGCTTTGTCTTTGTCGGTTGGTCAGGTCTGCTCCTGTTTCCCACCGCCTATCTCGCCCTTGGCGGCTGGCTCACCGGCACCACCTTTGTTACATCGTGGTACACCCACGGCATTGCCAGCTCTTACCTGGAGGGCTGCAATTTCCTTACCGCCGCCGTCAGCACCCCTGCTGATGCCATGGGCCACAGCCTGCTGTTGCTCTGGGGCCCAGAAGCCCAGGGTGACTTCGTGCGTTGGTGCCAACTGGGTGGCCTTTGGCCCTTCGTGGCTCTGCACGGTGCCTTCTCCCTGATCGGCTTCATGCTGCGTCAGTTTGAGATTGCCCGGCTAGTGGGCATCCGCCCCTACAACGCCATCGCATTCTCCGGTCCGATCGCGGTGTTCGTCAGTGTCTTCCTGATGTACCCCCTCGGCCAGAGCAGCTGGTTCTTTGCTCCCAGCTTCGGGGTGGCGGCGATTTTCCGCTTCCTGCTCTTCCTGCAGGGCTTCCACAACTGGACGCTGAACCCCTTCCACATGATGGGAGTGGCCGGCATCCTCGGCGGTGCCCTGCTGTGCGCCATCCATGGCGCCACGGTGGAGAACACCCTGTTTGAGGACAGCGATCAGTCGAACACCTTCAAGGCGTTCGAGCCCACCCAGGAAGAGGAGACCTACTCAATGGTCACCGCCAACCGCTTCTGGAGCCAGATCTTCGGGATCGCCTTCTCCAACAAGCGCTGGCTGCACTTCTTCATGCTGTTTGTGCCGGTGATGGGTCTTTGGACCAGCAGCATCGGCATCATCGGCCTGGCCCTCAACCTGCGCGCCTACGACTTCGTGTCCCAGGAGATCCGCGCAGCAGAGGACCCTGAATTTGAAACCTTCTACACCAAGAACATCTTGCTGAATGAAGGCCTGCGTGCCTGGATGGCACCGGCTGACCAGCCGCATGAAAACTTCGTCTTCCCTGAAGAGGTTTTGCCCCGCGGCAACGCTCTCTGA
- a CDS encoding ABC transporter ATP-binding protein encodes MTPPLTVERLSYTWPNGRPALGHCNLQIPAPGLWMLVGSNGSGKSTLLRLIAGLLEPRSGRIQAAGKVALVFQNPDHQLLLPSCASDLQLDLPANLSGEERRERVALALAQVGLEGFGPRPIHTLSGGQKQRLAIAGALASGASLVLLDEPTALLDPASQQAVLELVWSLSHRPKAPLAALWITHRLEELQRCDGAALMEKGAVGSWQPGPRLAGQLDPLRGGGPTQ; translated from the coding sequence ATGACCCCTCCCCTGACCGTCGAGCGGCTGAGCTACACCTGGCCCAATGGCCGCCCTGCCCTGGGCCATTGCAACCTGCAGATCCCGGCGCCGGGCCTGTGGATGCTGGTGGGCAGTAACGGCAGCGGCAAGAGCACCCTGCTGCGGCTGATCGCCGGCCTGCTGGAGCCCCGCAGTGGCCGCATCCAGGCCGCCGGCAAGGTGGCGCTGGTGTTCCAGAACCCCGATCACCAGCTGCTGCTGCCCAGCTGCGCCAGCGACCTTCAGCTGGATCTACCCGCCAACCTCAGCGGCGAGGAGCGCCGCGAACGGGTCGCTCTGGCCCTGGCCCAGGTTGGCCTGGAGGGCTTTGGGCCGAGACCGATCCACACCCTCAGCGGCGGCCAGAAACAACGGCTGGCCATTGCCGGTGCCCTGGCCAGCGGCGCCAGCCTGGTGCTGCTCGATGAGCCCACGGCCCTGCTCGATCCAGCCAGCCAGCAGGCCGTGCTGGAGCTGGTGTGGAGCCTCAGCCACCGGCCGAAAGCGCCGCTTGCGGCCCTGTGGATCACCCACCGGCTGGAGGAACTACAGCGCTGTGACGGGGCCGCCCTGATGGAGAAAGGGGCCGTGGGCAGCTGGCAACCGGGGCCCCGCCTGGCGGGCCAGCTCGACCCCTTGCGGGGCGGCGGCCCAACCCAGTAG
- a CDS encoding response regulator transcription factor gives MKPCILLIEDDSDMRELVAGHLEHGGFDVQRADDGIKGQALALQYGPDLILLDLMLPRVDGLTLCQRLRRDERTANIPILMLTALGSVKDKVSGFNSGADDYLAKPFDLEELMVRVKALLRRSEHAPPSSQHSEILSYGCLTLVPERFEAIWFDAPVRLTHLEFELLHCLLQRHGQTVAPSMILKEVWGYEPDDDIETIRVHVRHLRTKLEPDPRKPRFIKTVYGAGYCLELPSDAQLASSSSATSQASRG, from the coding sequence ATGAAGCCCTGCATCCTGCTGATCGAAGATGACAGTGACATGCGCGAGCTGGTGGCCGGCCACCTGGAGCATGGCGGCTTCGACGTGCAGCGCGCCGATGACGGCATCAAGGGCCAGGCCCTTGCCCTCCAATACGGCCCAGACCTGATCCTGCTGGATCTGATGCTGCCCAGGGTGGATGGGCTCACCCTCTGCCAGCGCCTGCGCCGCGATGAGCGCACCGCCAATATCCCGATTCTGATGCTCACCGCCCTGGGCAGTGTCAAAGACAAGGTGAGCGGCTTCAACTCCGGCGCCGACGACTACCTGGCCAAGCCCTTCGACCTGGAGGAGCTGATGGTGCGGGTCAAGGCCCTGCTGCGGCGCAGCGAGCACGCCCCCCCCTCCAGCCAGCACAGCGAGATCCTCAGCTACGGCTGCCTCACCCTGGTGCCGGAACGGTTTGAGGCGATCTGGTTTGACGCCCCGGTGCGGCTCACCCACCTGGAATTTGAGCTGCTGCACTGCCTGCTGCAGCGCCACGGCCAGACCGTGGCCCCCTCGATGATTCTCAAGGAGGTGTGGGGCTACGAGCCGGACGACGACATCGAGACGATCCGGGTGCACGTCAGACACCTGCGCACCAAGCTCGAGCCCGATCCTCGCAAACCCCGCTTCATCAAAACCGTCTACGGGGCGGGCTACTGCCTCGAGCTCCCCAGCGATGCCCAGCTGGCCAGCTCCAGCAGCGCCACCTCCCAGGCCAGCCGGGGCTGA
- a CDS encoding DNA polymerase III subunit delta', with the protein MTGLFDHLVGQGRAVALLTASLDQGRLAPAYLFAGPDGVGRRLAALRFLEGVLAGPAGDGAVRRRLQEGNHPDLLWVEPTYQEKGQLVPASKAEELGLARRGAPQLRLEQIREVSRFLSRRPVQARGCLVVLEGVEAMAEGAANALLKTLEEPADGLLILIAAAPDRLLTTIRSRCQSVPFTPLTPEQLALVLERCGEPPPSQDPPELLELAAGSPGALLHCRQVWAALPAGLAERLLALAASADPLEALGLARDLAEALDAEQQLWLLGWWQLALWRRQALWCRQPPVAHLQRLERLRSQLGAYVQPRLAWEVALLELASWASLGSSRQ; encoded by the coding sequence GTGACAGGCCTGTTTGACCACCTGGTGGGGCAGGGGCGGGCGGTGGCCCTGCTGACGGCCAGCCTGGACCAGGGCCGCCTGGCCCCGGCCTATCTGTTTGCGGGGCCAGATGGGGTGGGGCGCCGACTGGCGGCCCTGCGGTTTCTGGAGGGGGTGCTGGCCGGGCCGGCGGGGGATGGGGCCGTGCGGCGGCGCCTGCAGGAGGGCAACCACCCCGATCTGCTCTGGGTTGAGCCCACCTACCAGGAAAAGGGCCAGCTGGTGCCGGCCTCAAAGGCCGAGGAACTGGGCCTGGCTAGGCGGGGGGCGCCCCAGCTGCGGCTCGAGCAGATCCGGGAGGTGTCCCGCTTTCTGTCCCGGCGGCCGGTGCAGGCCCGGGGCTGCCTGGTGGTGCTCGAGGGGGTCGAGGCGATGGCGGAGGGGGCGGCCAATGCCCTGCTCAAAACCCTCGAGGAGCCCGCCGATGGGCTGCTGATCCTGATTGCGGCGGCCCCCGACCGGCTGCTGACGACGATCCGCTCCCGCTGCCAGAGCGTGCCCTTCACGCCCCTGACCCCTGAACAGCTGGCCCTGGTGCTGGAGCGCTGCGGCGAGCCGCCGCCCAGCCAGGACCCGCCGGAATTGCTCGAGCTGGCAGCCGGATCGCCGGGGGCCCTGCTGCACTGCCGCCAGGTCTGGGCGGCCCTGCCGGCGGGCCTGGCGGAGCGGCTGCTGGCCCTGGCGGCGTCGGCCGATCCCCTCGAAGCCCTGGGCCTGGCCAGGGATCTGGCCGAGGCCCTCGACGCCGAGCAGCAGCTCTGGCTATTGGGCTGGTGGCAGCTGGCCCTCTGGCGCCGCCAGGCCCTCTGGTGCCGCCAGCCCCCGGTCGCGCACTTGCAGCGGCTGGAGCGCCTGCGCAGCCAGCTTGGGGCCTACGTTCAGCCCCGGCTGGCCTGGGAGGTGGCGCTGCTGGAGCTGGCCAGCTGGGCATCGCTGGGGAGCTCGAGGCAGTAG
- the tmk gene encoding dTMP kinase, whose protein sequence is MAEPAGPSRGRFVVLEGIDGCGKTTQLEALGRWLPGSGLLAPGAELIITREPGGTALGTALRQLLLHPPGAAAPEPMAELLLYAADRAQHVEQCIRPALAAGHWVLSDRFSGSTAAYQGYGRGLDLAAIAQLEQLATAGLAPDLTLWLELPLAESLRRRASRGADRIEASGEAFLQRVVAGFAALAGERGWRRLDASQSPEQVAATCRTLLANLP, encoded by the coding sequence GTGGCTGAGCCGGCAGGCCCCTCCCGGGGCCGTTTTGTGGTGCTGGAGGGGATCGATGGCTGCGGCAAGACCACCCAGCTCGAGGCCCTGGGCCGCTGGCTGCCGGGGAGTGGGTTGCTGGCCCCAGGAGCGGAGCTGATCATCACCCGGGAGCCCGGGGGCACGGCCCTGGGCACGGCCCTGCGCCAGTTGCTGCTCCATCCCCCCGGGGCGGCGGCGCCGGAGCCGATGGCGGAGCTGCTGCTCTATGCCGCCGACCGGGCCCAGCACGTGGAGCAGTGCATTCGCCCAGCCCTGGCGGCGGGCCACTGGGTGCTGAGCGACCGCTTCAGCGGCTCCACCGCCGCCTACCAGGGCTACGGCCGGGGCCTGGATCTGGCCGCCATCGCCCAGCTTGAGCAGCTGGCCACCGCCGGTCTGGCCCCGGATCTCACCCTCTGGCTGGAGTTGCCCCTGGCCGAATCCCTGCGCCGGCGCGCCAGCCGCGGTGCCGATCGGATCGAGGCCAGTGGCGAGGCCTTTCTGCAGCGGGTGGTGGCCGGTTTTGCGGCCCTGGCGGGGGAGCGCGGCTGGCGGCGGCTCGATGCCAGCCAGTCGCCCGAGCAGGTGGCCGCAACCTGCCGCACCTTGCTGGCCAACCTGCCGTGA